The Chelonia mydas isolate rCheMyd1 chromosome 3, rCheMyd1.pri.v2, whole genome shotgun sequence genome includes a region encoding these proteins:
- the CASP8AP2 gene encoding CASP8-associated protein 2: protein METDDDGLTLCDIPYAASSFRDDDESSVDIYDGLDSTSVVSDNPAQNSTPTRNCLNLFDEILIEEGTAKEATYNDLKAEYGKCQQQIKELMKNFKEIQAQNSILQNENQALKKNISALIKTARVEINRKDEEISNLHQRLSEFPSHRNNYARTYLPGSTNTRCSKIPKTKDPKFRAASLVDNTKTDHRLKTDCSKDIHHSYSSHNMEDGKSHTERRNSPYLLRYPPEELCNDSSRICFQNFDYYSNKGNRKEREMKNGEQYSRANDNRYKRDTYQSTGNSTDSEQGNTDSHQKLQIYSEKSGKSELQQESKSKMLKCSPSVENRTDRCISTWEKQTTIKERSQTVESQGDEKVERSQYINKQDLETHDKDERNFEQKNKSTEKQQEQPRRSCRVNSPHSKNETARSPHKSHKFPMEDCRRGTDGDCKRDGGANDHSSRETRSSPSTSSNREHKHTRSKESSSRYEWETAYSKSERHRTEEKRKRERENQEESRHPRNERKVTKEITHQTTKESKNTDATKNERNKSSKPEETPRVADGLKEHKAGKAKDDKNGTKKKDLKLSFMEKLNLTLSPAKTQPLCQNNGIETDSKKASSEGSTETPGHTEMLTPAQPISIGSVEQIQVPVQTDLEPKTPVSEMKRKTENEALAETLDLLQPAALTETVDALQPELTNDNTVSLPEAGQEMEEADTTCRVSELASPMNHEARNIDYDDLETISSDDFESHNVTDDIRQMKSDSLMQVVDTNDGASGESFQYPAKENSVSKTVPYKEGVTTSEPTDRDIPADGGIPVVDENTCNLEQNLPEPEISIVTSSHSDKIDPRTKARETNPVPADDDNSILSIDLNHLRYIPKVISPLNSPMRPLAKVLRMESPCKGLVKSYNKDLTPESTVACPSKTLSNEVNKENQKPVCSPDKHLEMESQLSISSDELEEGEIVSDDEKSKSERNSENSKISRGRASPETHNLSSSPHNQMNKTASCNEDSGKLVYIKVNANKSREKHKTGATRSSKERKKNKTVSIACLEKIVQIILEPSTVQEIMQMLKAIRKQIRKNYMKFKMHFPVQHFHRIIESAILNFTSLIKYLNFSKMSKLGETLKLTLCETIESKLRHVKKNATVEQLFEQQLSDMKKQLWKFVDERLDYLFEKIKRILVKLCDLVSIRNESDEGKLEIVTTQKQKCTTGHKNDVQKSRKKSLKVKSQKSEEYVLPKPVVSYQPFNKCHHDKNKTAAPKNVITKCLNSIDNTRNSQTQVLPSKENNLQGTLTPLKSARYEKEGFHMVRDAHKSDFNYELLTEQQTSSLTFNLVSDAQMGEIFKSLLQGSDLLEKSISSIDTDQWEFRTPEKQILESQKCRNNPASVIEEAVPIASCVKSRPGEGINWPAVSPERASSLSSRLQMPVDPDVLDESCMFEVPPSAASSKDDECSLQRNKSFVSSILLEDLAVSLTIPSPLKSDAHLSFLKPENTSGSTPEGVLSAHYSEDALLEEEDATEQDIHLALESDNSSSRSSCSSWTSRPIVPGFPCDPSLPMQAVIMEKSNDHFIVKIRRAVPSTSPTLDQTTLVEESLVSLTKKEKEEIISAKIRKDNQAATGTTVEENDSKSNMNAIDSTDELCNVSVRQEQAHDLLEPLKEPHSATGKDEAPNLYKPFSETSNKNSHGSENTSEDFKLSQMDELKVPENKKEISNTSVESPVKAEVAFPSECSVDAYIDLTEDIVNESEVDLCNLAMESTLKVTEQEIHTGNLNKGDTKEEPLECSVNAYIDLTEELSSEIKADECNSKTKSTLNVDLGCQTSLDKTSKKRKKESVTDNFKSKKTKKETESASERNNKSSKKSEEKGLALKRSSSSKRTELPENKDPSTSSTLQRSLYAKNIIKKKGEVVVSWTRNDDREILLACQKNGPSGKTFVSIAASLNKSPDQVSERFKQLMKLFKKSKCK, encoded by the exons ACAATCCTGCTCAAAACTCTACACCCACAAGAAACTGTTTAAACTTATTTGATGAGATCCTGATTGAAGAAGGAACTGCAAAGGAAGCAACTTACAATGAT TTGAAGGCAGAGTATGGAAAATGTCAGCAGCAGATTAAAGAGTTGATGAAGAATTTTAAGGAAATACAGGCACAG aactcCATTCTACAAAATGAAAATCAGGCACTTAAAAAGAATATTTCAGCACTTATCAAAACTGCTAGAGTGGAAATTAATCGCAAAGATGAGGAAATTAGTAACCTCCACCAAAG GCTATCAGAATTTCCCAGTCATCGAAATAACTACGCTAGAACGTATCTTCCAGGATCAACTAACACAAGGTGCTCCAAGATACCTAAAACAAAAGATCCTAAATTCAGAGCTGCTTCTTTAGTAGACAATACAAAGACAGATCATAGATTGAAAACTGACTGTTCCAAAGATATACATCACAGTTATTCATCTCACAATATGGAGGATGGAAAATCACACACAGAAAGAAGAAACTCTCCATATTTACTCAGATATCCTCCTGAAGAGCTTTGTAATGACAGTTCTCGTATCTGTTTCCAAAACTTTGACTACTACTCCAATAAGGGTaacaggaaggaaagagaaatgaaaaatggTGAGCAGTATAGCAGGGCTAATGACAACAGGTACAAAAGAGATACATACCAGAGCACTGGCAATAGTACAGATAGTGAACAGGGAAACACAGACTCTCATCAAAAGTTGCAAATATATTCAGAAAAATCTGGTAAAAGTGAGCTGCAGCAAGAAAGTAAGAGCAAAATGCTGAAATGTAGCCCATCTGTGGAAAATAGAACTGATAGGTGCATTTCTACCTGGGAGAAACAAACAACCATTAAGGAGAGATCACAAACAGTTGAATCTCAAGGTGATGAAAAGGTTGAAAGGTCACAATACATAAACAAACAGGACCTTGAAACACATGATAAAGATGAGAGGAATTTTgaacagaaaaacaaatcaaCTGAAAAGCAACAAGAACAACCAAGAAGGTCTTGCCGAGTGAATAGTCCACATTCAAAGAATGAAACTGCAAGGAGCCCACACAAATCACATAAGTTCCCCATGGAAGACTGTAGAAGAGGAACAGATGGAGATTGcaagagggatgggggagcaaATGATCATAGTTCCCGAGAGACAAGATCTTCACCTTCCACTTCCAGCAACAGAGAGCACAAACATACACGCTCCAAGGAAAGTAGCAGCAGATATGAATGGGAAACTGCATATTCAAAATCAGAGAGACACAGaactgaagaaaaaaggaaaagagagagagaaaaccaggaAGAAAGTAGGCATCCtagaaatgaaagaaaagtaACAAAAGAAATTACACACCAGACTACAAAAGAATCCAAGAATACAGATGCTACAAAAAATGAGAGAAACAAATCATCTAAACCAGAAGAAACACCCAGAGTAGCAGATGGTTTAAAAGAGCACAAAGCTGGAAAGGCTAAAGATgataaaaatggaacaaaaaagaaagatctaaAACTAAGCTTTATGGAAAAGCTAAATTTAACTCTTTCTCCTGCTAAAACACAGCCTCTCTGTCAAAATAATGGAATTGAAACAGATTCCAAAAAAGCCAGTAGTGAAGGTAGTACAGAGACCCCAGGGCATACAGAAATGTTAACACCTGCCCAACCTATTAGTATTGGTTCAGTAGAGCAAATCCAGGTTCCAGTTCAAACAGACTTGGAACCAAAGACAcctgtttctgaaatgaaaaggaaaactgaaaatgaagcttTGGCAGAAACTCTAGACCTACTGCAGCCTGCAGCTTTGACAGAAACAGTGGATGCACTGCAACCTGAACTGACTAATGATAACACTGTGTCCCTTCCTGAGGCTGGACAAGAGATGGAAGAGGCAGACACAACATGCAGAGTTTCTGAGTTAGCAAGCCCTATGAATCATGAAGCTCGGAACATTGATTATGATGACTTGGAGACCATTAGTTCTGATGATTTTGAGTCCCATAATGTCACAGATGATATTAGACAAATGAAGTCAGACTCATTAATGCAAGTGGTAGATACCAATGATGGTGCATCTGGAGAAAGTTTTCAGTATCCTGCCAAGGAAAACAGTGTTTCGAAAACTGTACCTTACAAGGAGGGCGTGACTACATCTGAGCCAACTGACAGGGATATACCAGCTGATGGAGGCATACCAGTAGTTGATGAAAACACTTGTAATTTGGAGCAAAACTTGCCAGAACCAGAAATCAGTATAGTAACATCTTCTCATAGTGATAAAATAGATCCTAGAACTAAAGCAAGAGAAACTAACCCAGTTCCTGCTGATGATGACAATTCAATATTAAGCATTGATCTCAATCACTTGAGGTACATTCCAAAGGTTATCAGCCCACTGAATAGTCCAATGCGACCCTTGGCTAAAGTACTTAGGATGGAGAGCCCTTGCAAAGGACTTGTGAAGAGTTATAACAAAG ATTTAACTCCTGAAAGCACAGTCGCCTGTCCCTCAAAGACTCTGTCAAATGAAGTaaataaagaaaatcaaaagCCAGTTTGCTCACCTGACAAACACTTAGAGATGGAGTCCCAGCTGAGCATATCCTCTGATGAATTAGAAGAAGGAGAAATTGTAAGTGATGATGAAAAATCCAAATCAGAAAGAAACTCTGAGAATAGTAAAATATCAAGGGGAAGAGCTTCTCCTGAAACACACAATTTGAGCAGCAGTCCACATAACCAAATGAATAAAACTGCATCTTGCAATGAAGATAGTGGAAAATTAGTTTACATAAAAGTAAATGCAAACAAAAGTAGAGAAAAACATAAAACTGGAGCTACCCGATCgtcaaaggaaagaaagaaaaataaaactgtgaGCATTGCTTGCCTTGAAAAAATAGTTCAAATTATTCTTGAACCTTCTACAGTACAAGAAATTATGCAGATGTTAAAAGCTATACGAAAACAGATAAGGAAAAATTATATGAAGTTCAAGATGCATTTCCCAGTTCAGCAttttcacagaattatagaatcagccattttgaattttacGTCATTGATAAAGTACCTAAACTTTTCCAAGATGTCTAAATTAGGCGAGACTTTAAAACTGACTCTCTGTGAAACTATAGAGTCTAAACTTAGGCATGTTAAAAAGAATGCAACAGTGGAACAACTTTTTGAACAACAGCTGTCAGATATGAAAAAACAGTTATGGAAATTTGTGGATGAACGGCTTGATTacttatttgaaaaaataaagagaattttAGTAAAACTGTGTGATTTAGTAAGCATCAGAAATGAGAGTGATGAAGGAAAGCTTGAAATTGTAActacacaaaaacagaaatgcaCAACAGGTCATAAAAACGATGTACAGAAATCCAGGAAAAAGTCCCTAAAAGTAAAATCTCAAAAGTCTGAAGAATATGTCCTTCCTAAACCAGTGGTAAGTTATCAACCATTTAACAAGTGTCACcatgacaaaaataaaacagctgCACCAAAAAATGTGATTACAAAATGTCTAAATTCCATTGATAATACAAGGAACTCCCAAACCCAAGTGCTGCCCTCTAAGGAAAATAATTTACAAGGCACCCTAACTCCACTGAAAAGTGCAAGATATGAAAAGGAAGGGTTTCACATGGTCAGAGATGCTCACAAGTCTGATTTTAATTATGAACTTCTCACAGAACAGCAAACTTCTAGCCTCACATTTAACCTAGTGAGTGATGCACAAATGGGTGAAATATtcaaaagtttgttacaaggctctgatcttttagaaaaaagcaTCAGCAGCATTGATACAGATCAGTGGGAGTTCAGGACACCAGAAAAACAGATCCTGGAAAGTCAGAAATGCAGAAATAATCCTGCTTCTGTTATAGAAGAGGCAGTTCCAATAGCGTCCTGTGTGAAATCTAGACCAGGAGAGGGTATTAATTGGCCTGCAGTTTCACCTGAAAGGGCCTCATCTTTATCATCTAGACTTCAGATGCCAGTTGATCCAGATGTTTTGGATGAAAGCTGTATGTTTGAAGTTCCCCCAAGTGCAGCTTCCAGCAAAGATGATGAATGCAGTTTACAAAGGAATAAGTCATTTGTTTCTTCTATACTCCTTGAAGATCTAGCAGTTTCTTTAACTATTCCATCACCTTTGAAATCGGATGCTCATCTGAGCTTTCTGAAACCTGAAAACACATCCGGCTCAACTCCTGAGGGAGTTCTTAGTGCACATTACAGTGAAGATGCTCTTCTTGAAGAAGAGGATGCCACTGAACAAGACATTCATTTGGCTTTAGAATCTGATAACTCAAGCAGCAGATCAAGTTGTTCTTCATGGACAAGTCGGCCTATTGTTCCTGGTTTCCCTTGTGACCCCAGCTTACCAATGCAAGCAGTAATAATGGAGAAATCCAATGATCACTTCATTGTTAAGATAAGGCGTGCAGTGCCATCTACATCACCGACCCTTGATCAGACTACCCTGGTAGAGGAGTCACTGGTATCCTTaaccaagaaagaaaaggaagaaataataTCTGCCAAAATAAGAAAAGATAATCAGGCTGCTACAGGCACGACTGTTGAAGAAAATGATTCTAAGAGCAATATGAATGCCATTGATTCCACTGATGAGCTGTGTAATGTCAGTGTTAGACAAGAACAAGCTCATGATTTGCTTGAGCCTCTTAAGGAGCCCCATAGTGCCACTGGAAAAGACGAAGCTCCTAACTTGTATAAGCCCTTTTCAGAAACATCAAACAAAAATAGCCATGGTAGTGAAAACACAAGTGAAGACTTTAAGCTGTCTCAGATGGATGAATTGAAAGTGCCTGAAAACAAGAAAGAAATATCTAACACTTCAGTAGAAAGTCCTGTTAAAGCTGAAGTTGCTTTTCCTTCTGAATGCAGTGTTGATGCATATATAGATTTGACAGAAGATATTGTCAATGAAAGTGAAGTAGATTTATGTAATCTTGCAATGGAATCTACTTTAAAAGTTACAGAACAGGAAATTCATACAGGAAACTTAAATAAAGGTGATACAAAGGAAGAACCATTAGAGTGCAGTGTCAATGCATATATCGATTTAACAGAAGAGCTTTCCAGTGAGATTAAAGCAGATGAGTGCAACTCTAAAACAAAATCCACTTTAAATGTTGATTTGGGATGCCAGACAAGTCTTGATAAAACtagcaaaaagagaaaaaaggagtCTGTAACAGACAATTTCaagtcaaaaaaaacaaaaaaggaaactgAATCAGCTAgtgaaagaaataataaaagtaGTAAGAAGTCTGAGGAAAAAGGTTTAGCTCTCAAAAGATCATCTTCCAGTAAGAGGACTGAATTGCCCGAGAATAAAGATCCTTCAACTTCCTCCACATTGCAACGTAGTCTATATGCCAAAAACATCATTAAAAAGAAAGGAGAAGTAGTTGTTTCTTGGACAAG AAATGATGACCGAGAAATTCTATTGGCGTGTCAAAAAAATGGACCATCAGGAAAAACATTTGTTTCCATAGCTGCCAGCCTAAACAAAAGCCCAGATCAG GTTTCAGAAAGATTCAAGCAGTTAATGAAGTTGTTCAAAAAGTCAAAGTGCAAGTAG